A DNA window from Jaculus jaculus isolate mJacJac1 chromosome 1, mJacJac1.mat.Y.cur, whole genome shotgun sequence contains the following coding sequences:
- the Tor1b gene encoding torsin-1B, with product MRRAGGAGGAGGAAALCVLLAARVAAAFEPLSVGLAIGAASVLTGYLSYTDLYCRFAECCGAERPLNASALKLDLEEKLFGQHLATEVILKAVTGFRNNKNPKKPLTLSLHGWAGTGKNFVSQIVAQNLHPKGLKSHFVHLFVSTLHFPHEQKIKLYQEQLQKWIHGNVSACASSVFIFDEMDKLHPGIIDAIKPFLDYYEQVDGISYRKAIFIFLSNAGGDLITKTALDFWRAGRKREEIQLKDLEPVLSVGVFNNKHSGLWHSTLIDKNLIDYFIPFLPLEYRHVKMCVRAEMQARGAAIDEDVVTRVADEMTFFPKVEKIYSDKGCKTVQSRLDFQ from the exons ATGAGACGGGCCGGGGGAGCCGGGGGAGCCGGGGGCGCCGCGGCCCTGTGCGTGCTGCTGGCTGCCCGGGTGGCGGCGGCCTTCGAGCCGCTGAGCGTGGGCCTCGCGATCGGGGCCGCGTCGGTGCTCACCGGCTACCTGTCCTACACGGACTTGTACTGCCGCTTCGCCGAGTGCTGCGGCGCCGAGCGGCCCCTCAACGCCTCGG CCCTCAAGCTGGATTTGGAGGAGAAGCTGTTTGGGCAGCACCTGGCCACCGAAGTGATTCTCAAAGCAGTGACTGGCTTCCggaacaacaaaaaccccaagaaGCCCCTGACCCTGTCCTTGCACGGCTGGGCTGGCACAGGCAAGAACTTTGTCAGCCAAATTGTGGCTCAAAACCTCCATCCCAAAGGCCTGAAAAGTCACTTTGTCCACCTCTTTGTGTCGACTCTACACTTTCCTCATGAGCAGAAGATAAAACTGTACCAG GAGCAGCTGCAGAAGTGGATCCATGGCAACGTGAGCGCATGCGCCAGCTCCGTCTTCATATTCGACGAGATGGATAAGCTGCACCCCGGCATCATTGACGCCATCAAGCCCTTTCTAGACTACTATGAGCAGGTGGACGGGATTTCCTACCGCAAGGCTATCTTCATCTTTCTCAG TAATGCAGGCGGAGACCTCATCACCAAGACGGCTCTGGACTTCTGGCGGGCCggcaggaagagggaggagatcCAGCTGAAGGACCTGGAGCCCGTGCTGTCCGTGGGTGTCTTCAACAACAAGCACA GCGGCCTCTGGCACAGCACACTGATAGACAAAAACCTCATCGACTACTTCATCCCCTTCCTGCCCCTGGAGTACCGACACGTGAAGATGTGTGTGCGGGCAGAGATGCAGGCCCGTGGGGCTGCCATTGATGAGGACGTTGTCACAAGGGTGGCAGATGAAATGACATTTTTCCCCAAAGTTGAGAAGATCTACTCAGACAAAGGCTGCAAGACTGTACAGTCTCGGCTAGACTTCCAGTGA
- the LOC101596880 gene encoding histone-lysine N-methyltransferase SUV39H2-like, whose translation MEYYLVKWKGWPESTNTWEPLKNPKWCPLLLQQFSNAKHSYLSQVTTSEEAERQGQLYDHRGITHLFDLDCESHEFTVDAARCGNMSHFVNHSCDPNLQVFNVFIDNLDTCLPRIALFSTRTIKAGEELTFDYQMEGSGELSSDSVDPSPPPLPKRG comes from the exons ATGGAATATTATCTTGTAAAATGGAAAGGATGGCCAGAATCTACAAATACTTGGGAGCCTTTGAAAAACcctaagtgg TGTCCATTACTACTTCAGCAATTCTCTAATGCCAAGCATAGCTACTTATCTCAG GTAACCACGAGTGAAGAAGCTGAAAGGCAGGGGCAGTTGTATGACCACAGAGGAATCACACACCTCTTTGATCTGGATTGTGAATCTCATGAGTTCACAGTGGATGCTGCTCGATGCGGAAACATGTCTCATTTTGTGAATCATAGTTGTGACCCAAATCTCCAAGTGTTTAATGTTTTCATCGATAACCTCGATACTTGCCTTCCCAGAATAGCATTATTTTCCACAAGAACCATAAAGGCTGGGGAAGAGCTGACTTTTGATTATCAAATGGAAGGTTCTGGGGAGTTATCTTCTGATTCTGttgacccctcccccccacccctgccaaaaAGAGGGTGA